In Hevea brasiliensis isolate MT/VB/25A 57/8 chromosome 13, ASM3005281v1, whole genome shotgun sequence, a single genomic region encodes these proteins:
- the LOC110668392 gene encoding protein NEN1, protein MMGSELSEDRSEIVFFDLETTVPTRPGQGFAILEFGAILVCSRKLEELRSYSTLVRPANPSLISSKSVRCNGITAEAVNSAPTFADIADTVYEILHGRIWAGHNILRFDCVRIREAFAEIARPPPEPKGIIDSLALLTQKFGRRAGDMKMASLATYFGLGKQTHRSLDDVRMNLEVLKYCATVLFLESSLPDAFPEKSWVSPNATTRSRTNGKSLLEGLGINIDAPSSSSKFENFSPGDHGNEGNHPLFSQLTIVASKTSPPDSFDMGSLSNEMRTNYLQQDVAMEEKPMTVSSEMPSAVTVPEGWSGNEEFLEPEKVSVSSIRACFVPISHGGRRMILFYEDVILQLCCHHLRVRFELSTKFVDNAGRPRLSFVVDATPSLCGVLEACDDIVQKLFVESGSNSDWRPVLNRKPGFFNYPTVRLHIPTSVNGDVAKYETEIYHKDPCGTIQKLMFSKFDAAELVTWFRPGTFLDAYISLHPYDFQQSAGIRLVAKKLVIHKE, encoded by the exons ATGATGGGTTCTGAGCTAAGCGAGGATAGATCCGAGATTGTCTTCTTCGACCTCGAAACGACGGTTCCCACCCGGCCCGGTCAGGGTTTTGCGATACTGGAATTCGGAGCCATCCTTGTATGCTCCAGGAAGCTGGAGGAGCTCCGGAGCTACTCGACCTTGGTCCGACCCGCTAATCCTTCTTTAATCTCCTCTAAGTCCGTTCGCTGCAATGGAATCACTGCTGAAGCCGTCAATTCCGCCCCCACATTCGCCGATATTGCTGACACTGTCTACGAAATCCTCCATG GGAGGATTTGGGCGGGACATAATATCCTGCGGTTTGATTGTGTTCGGATAAGGGAGGCGTTTGCTGAGATTGCAAGGCCACCGCCGGAGCCCAAGGGCATTATCGATTCTTTAGCCTTGCTAACCCAGAAGTTTGGAAGAAGAGCTGGCGACATGAAG ATGGCTAGTCTTGCAACTTATTTTGGGCTTGGAAAACAGACACATAG GAGCTTAGACGATGTCCGGATGAATCTTGAAGTTTTGAAGTACTGCGCAACAGTATTGTTCTTG GAGTCAAGCCTCCCAGATGCATTTCCAGAAAAAAGTTGGGTTTCACCTAATGCTACTACAAGAAGTCGTACAAATGGAAAATCACTTTTGGAGGGTCTTGGCATAAACATAGATGCTCCCTCTTCAAGTTCAAAGTTTGAAAACTTTTCGCCTGGAGATCATGGAAATGAGGGAAATCATCCATTATTTTCTCAGCTTACAATTGTTGCATCTAAGACATCTCCACCAGATTCTTTTGATATGGGTTCTCTTAGCAATGAAATGCGTACTAATTACCTTCAACAAGATGTTGCCATGGAAGAAAAACCTATGACAGTCTCTTCTGAGATGCCTTCAGCAGTGACTGTTCCTGAAGGTTGGAGTGGCAATGAAGAATTTTTAGAACCTGAGAAAGTTTCTGTTTCTTCTATTAGGGCATGTTTTGTTCCAATCAGTCATGGTGGTCGAAGAATGATATTATTCTATGAGGATGTCATTTTGCAGCTTTGTTGTCATCATTTAAGAGTACGGTTTGAATTAAGTACAAAATTTGTGGATAATGCTGGACGACCACGGTTGAGTTTTGTGGTTGACGCAACTCCAAGTCTGTGTGGAGTTCTTGAAGCATGTGATGATATCGTTCAGAAATTGTTTGTGGAATCAGGTAGCAACTCTGATTGGAGGCCTGTTTTGAACAGAAAACCTGGCTTCTTCAACTATCCTACAGTGAGACTACA CATACCCACTTCAGTAAATGGGGATGTGGCTAAATATGAAACAGAGATATATCATAAAGATCCTTGTGGAACCATACAAAAGCTTATGTTCAGTAAGTTTGACGCTGCAGAACTTGTGACCTGGTTCAGACCAGGGACCTTTTTGGATGCCTACATCTCCTTGCATCCATATGACTTTCAGCAAAGTGCTGGCATCAGATTAGTGGCCAAGAAATTAGTCATTCACAAAGAGTGA
- the LOC110668379 gene encoding protein NRT1/ PTR FAMILY 2.8, which translates to MAEMEDLVQSSSPLEQHILSSSSHPTRNVGGWKAIRYILGNESFEKLASMSLIANMTVYLQNKYHMGGASNVNVTTIWSGSSNITSLLGAFLADTYLGRFRTLLFGSISSLLGMVAVTLTAAVPQLTPPKCEGESHCLRPEKWQLGFLFVSLGFLSIGAGGIRPCNIAFGADQFDTRTAKGRANLESFFNWWYFCFTIALLVTLTGVIYIQTDVSWVIGFAIPTACLCFSISIFLIGHHTYICKKPQGSIFADMLKVITAAYRKRQLTIAPDSQHSFYDPPMNDSDVHLKLSRTDRFKFLDKAAIITEPSELDAQGRSKNTWRLCSLQQVEQLKCLVAIVPVWLSGIACFIPMDQQNAFGILQAIQMSRSLGSHFKIPPGWMGLTSMIALSIWIFIYELIFIRQAKKLTGKDKRLTMPQRIKIGIVMSILCMLVAAIVEKRRRESALKHGSFTSPITIALLLPQFVLSGLTEAFAAVAIMEFYTTQMPESMRTVAGAVFFLSLSIASYVSSLLINIIRHVSGKNRKLPWLGGHDLNKNRLDYYYYIIAGLGAVNFIYFNFFASRYAVNSSHGNEKREVELEESSCCHSRNLPRDETEDEETGLETHGRPTVTA; encoded by the exons ATGGCAGAGATGGAGGATTTGGTCCAATCGTCTTCACCATTAGAGCAGCACATCCTATCTTCTTCATCGCATCCTACAAGAAATGTCGGGGGATGGAAAGCCATTAGATATATTCTTG GGAACGAGTCCTTTGAAAAGCTGGCTTCTATGAGCTTGATTGCCAATATGACAGTTTATCTGCAAAACAAATACCACATGGGAGGTGCATCTAATGTCAATGTCACCACTATATGGTCTGGTTCCTCCAACATTACATCTTTATTAGGTGCATTTCTTGCTGATACTTATTTGGGCAGATTTCGTACCCTTCTCTTTGGAAGCATATCGTCTCTTCTG GGCATGGTGGCCGTGACCCTGACAGCAGCTGTACCTCAGTTAACACCCCCAAAATGCGAGGGGGAGTCCCATTGCCTCCGGCCTGAAAAATGGCAGCTGGGATTCCTCTTTGTGAGTCTTGGGTTTTTGTCAATAGGAGCTGGTGGTATTAGACCGTGCAATATTGCTTTTGGCGCTGATCAATTTGATACCAGAACTGCAAAGGGCAGAGCAAATCTTGAGAGCTTTTTCAATTGGTGGTATTTCTGCTTTACAATTGCTCTATTGGTAACTCTTACAGGAGTTATCTACATTCAGACTGATGTCAGTTGGGTTATAGGCTTTGCCATTCCAACAGCTTGCCTATGTTTCTCCATATCCATTTTCTTGATTGGCCACCATACTTATATTTGCAAGAAGCCTCAAGGTAGCATATTTGCAGATATGCTCAAGGTAATCACAGCTGCCTACAGGAAGCGTCAGCTAACTATTGCACCGGATTCTCAGCATTCATTTTATGATCCTCCTATGAATGACTCAGACGTGCACCTGAAACTTTCTCGTACAGATAGGTTCAAATTTCTTGATAAGGCTGCTATAATCACTGAGCCGAGTGAATTGGATGCCCAAGGCAGGTCCAAGAATACCTGGAGACTATGCAGCTTGCAGCAGGTGGAGCAACTGAAATGTTTAGTAGCAATAGTGCCAGTTTGGCTATCAGGAATTGCATGTTTCATACCTATGGACCAACAGAATGCATTTGGGATCCTTCAAGCAATTCAAATGAGTAGATCTCTGGGCTCACATTTTAAAATCCCTCCAGGATGGATGGGCCTTACATCAATGATTGCACTTTCGATATGGATCTTCATTTACGAGCTCATTTTCATCCGTCAGGCAAAGAAGTTGACAGGAAAGGATAAAAGATTGACAATGCCACAAAGAATTAAGATTGGTATTGTAATGTCAATTCTATGCATGTTAGTAGCTGCAATTGTTGAGAAACGACGCCGCGAATCAGCTCTGAAACACGGTTCCTTTACCTCCCCTATAACCATAGCATTGCTCCTTCCACAGTTCGTCCTGTCAGGATTAACTGAAGCTTTTGCAGCAGTTGCCATAATGGAATTCTACACCACACAAATGCCAGAAAGCATGAGGACTGTTGCGGGGGCAGTCTTCTTTCTCAGCTTATCAATAGCAAGTTATGTAAGTTCTTTACTCATAAATATCATTCGTCATGTCTCAGGAAAGAATAGGAAATTGCCATGGTTGGGTGGCCACGACCTTAACAAGAATAGGCTTGATTACTACTATTACATCATTGCAGGCCTAGGAGCAGTAAACTTCATTTATTTCAATTTCTTTGCAAGCCGTTATGCAGTTAATAGCAGTCATGGTAATGAGAAAAGAGAGGTGGAATTGGAGGAATCAAGTTGTTGCCATTCGAGAAATCTGCCTAGAGATGAAACAGAGGATGAAGAAACAGGGTTGGAGACTCATGGCAGACCGACGGTCACTGCCTAG